Part of the Vigna unguiculata cultivar IT97K-499-35 chromosome 3, ASM411807v1, whole genome shotgun sequence genome, gtaatggtaaaaaaaaaatagtgagtattttttgtaaaacttgttaaataaaataaaaaagttaaaaattaatttaaagagaaaaaaaaagcagCTTTTATTTATCTgattgagaagaaaaaaaaagtatcctTTATTAGCTGCCATTGTTGTCATTCCAACCTCAAACTCTTCTTCATCTGTCTATTTAGCATAGCACACCTTGTGAGTTTTtcacttctctctctctcttgcaCATTTTTTCTCTTCCAAAACAATACCAAGAGCTCTAATCTCATGGGTTTCCCTGTGGGCTACACGGAGCTTCTCTTCCCGAAGCTTCTCCTCCAACTCCTCTCCCTCTTGGGCTTCCTCCGGAGGTTCATTTGCGGCGTCCTCCGTTTCATGGGCCTCCACGATTTCCTCGAGCCCGACATTGCTTGGCCCGAAGCCCACACCCGAATGCCAGAATTCGAATCCGTCTCCGCCACGCTTATCCGGGAAATCCTCCCCGTAGTGAAGTTCGGCGACCTCCTGGACCCACCCGAAACCTGCGCCGTCTGTCTCACGGAGTTCGAGAAAAACGATGAGATCAGACGGCTGGCCAATTGTCGACACATATTCCACCGAGGATGTTTGGACCGTTGGATGGGTTACGATCAGAGAACGTGCCCTCTTTGCAGAACACCCTTCATACCAGACGATATGCAAGGTACCTTCATTGAAAGACTCCGGGCTATTTCTGGGATCTCTGAACACCCTCTTCTTCCTGCTTCCTAGCTTCATTAATGCTATTTCAAATAATGTTcctttatttacttttttggGGAAGGGAAATTGATGAAGAAGAATCGGAACAACATGTTCtgtttttcattctttcttcttcgttttcaatttttttttgtgtatgtGTAAATATACAGAGGTCAGAGGAAAGATCGAGACTTTAATTGTATATCATTATCTCATTTACATCAATTTTGTAGATTTCGGATCTGATTCATGGatcttctattattattattatcataaaaaacttCCCTTTTAAATGTGGAGAATAGAAACTAAACTGTAAAAGAAAACCATTTTGCAGTTTATTAAGGTTTAATTTGGTTGTTTACAAATACCAATTTTGGGTGTGGGTGTAAGTTCATCACGAAGGACAGAAAGCACGCGATTTGAAAGGTTACAGTAAaatggtttagggttttggtaaccttatttcttttaaagaaaataataaaattgattttattccAACCATGCTAAAAATGAATTTAGTTGTgataaaagtatattaataatattttcttaataaaaaaatcatttttaatttgatgcCTCTATGATTTACCAAATTGGTGAGGGTGTTGGGATTTTGGAGCATGGATTGGGAAGTGAAGGAATTGAGTGGCAGTGAGTGAAGGGCATCACAGTTTCGACAAATTTTGGTCATAAAAAGACAgaaattttttgtttagtttcgAACGTTTGCAACTTAGAGGAATGGTTTTACCAGCACAGGAAaatcagaaaaagaaagaaaacaagaaaaaaagagaaagttgtTTTGGGGAGCCTTTTTGTCGTTTAATGGTGATGCTGTTTATGTCTTGGATACATTTGGAATGCTTTCTTTCTATCTGgaagatatttaaaatgttatctCTAAAACTAACGTTAAACATATTATATGTTGAAAAAATATGTCATCTACTATTGCTATAAAAACTATActattatttgattataaattcaCATTTTATGATGATTATGTTCACAATATTTACTGGCTGACCTTGTAAGattgttttatattatcaaCACACAGgcattattattataaacacattgtaaataattttacaacatactcaaaattaattttattcatttcaaaACCTTAAGTTTTAGTTTTATCAAAAAGATTAATTCtatcaaaagaagaaaaaaaaaatcaagataaCAATAATCTTCATTTAGTGAATGCATGTATTTATTCGTCATTGACCAATGATAATATTTActtacaacaattttttttaaattacttatagtaatacttttttaaaataatagtaataattgatcaactatataaatatatacgtTGCAACTAAATACCGATGATATTttaagcagaaaaaaaaaatgttaatcatACTTCTTATTAAACAACTacatatagttttttattacaTGAATTAGACAAATTAATCTCAAAATTACAAGAATggacaaaatttttaaaaaattacaaatctaGGACAAGTCGAGGTGACTGAATTCTAGATAAAAGTTGTATGCATACATGACGACTTCTTTAGAAAGCAGGAAAAAGGTGAAATTATCAAGATAGGTGATGACTTCAATGTAAATGTGGTTGAACTGAAGTTGTTGGATCATGCGATGACTTTAGCAAAATTGGAAACCGACGGGTATCATGACCacttcaatgtaaataattttgaacTGTAGTTGTTAGGATTGTGACGACTTCTAATTTAGCATGTGAAATTGAAACTGTGGGGTACTATGACGACTTTGTTTCAAAAGAAGTTAAATGACAACTTCAACCTCCTATACAGGCTTACCCTCACCATCTTAGgtcttatttcaatttttcttcacCCACCACAACAATCTTTTGGCTAGTCTCCTATGGACCAAAGtcaaatattcatatatgtacACCCTTCTCACCTTAACATCTCATCCAACTCCCCCATGCACCAAGTCCACTCCTCACACACATTTTTTCCCCTCACTCAACCTTTGGTGCATGACCATCTCATATGTTTTCCACCTTTAGCATAACACCACCATTTGTCTACGATCTAGGATCTCCATCAATGACTTTTTATTTCACAATAATATCTTTTCAAGAGTCTCAATATGTTGTTCACTTTTCTCAAACTCAATAGAGTGATGAAGACAATGAACCCCCTAAACAACAAAGACGACCCAAGAGACCAAGAAGAAGACCAACATGGGGCACTCGACGTCACagataaatgtattttaattattatgtaatCCAAAATGTATTGTATCatgtactttgattaataattttttcttacaaaggCACAAacatattcttaaatttttgtcGTTGCTACTTAACACATAATGAAAAACTTAACCAAAAGTTACTCTAGAATGCttgaaaaatagaaagaaaaaaaaaactgaagtCATCATAGTACATGAGGATTTCTGTTGAAACAAAGTCGTCATAGCACCTCACAGTGTCCCATTTCACATGCTATATTAGAAAGTGTCACACTCCCTAACGACTTTAGTTCAACCACATTTAAGTCGTCACATGTTCTGAcaatttcacatttttctctattttccaaAAAAGTCACCATGCATGCATACAACTTATATTTAGAAGAAGTCTCCTACCTTGACGacctgtaatttttttaaaattttgctgattcttttaattttgaggTTGATTTGTCTAATTCTTGTAAAGAAACTTTTCAAGTTTATCCATCAAATTTCATCTATATTTGATTCTAAAAGTGTGTAAATCTTGTCAAAATGTCCATATATTTAGTTTTCATAATAATATGTAATCAAGTCCTATAAAATAATGACACATTTGTAATATAAACATTACATACATTGACTCCATAGATACATTGTAAGTTTAAGATATCCAAAATTATAACTCAAATTTTGTGattcttgaaaattttaaaaagtatgtcactttatttgaaaaaaaaaaaaagttttagatTTCTCTTTAATTAGCGGAGACCATGTTAATCCACAAGTGTGTGTTTAGAGAACCACACTTTGATGCATAGCAGAATAAATGACAAGACCATAATGTGATCTAAGAAAATACTTATcaaataagtatatatatatatatatatatatactcaaaacttgttcatattttcaagaaaaaaaaaattatggttgtGCTAATGTttttaacaagaaaattttcactaCCTAATCACTTTTGCAAGTAAATTTTGATATTCACGGTGAATGATGTGAATGATCAATTGAAAGTTAAATTTTAGATCTAAATTATCTCGTATTATATGTTGAATTTATCAagattgataattaaatattatgatttttttttcatacttttcttttttaagtgtATGCAATAGGAGTAAAAAACCTATTCAATATAAGTTATTTGgaaaaacttcaaaaaatattttttgaaatattaactCATAAACAACTTAGTCTTAATATCTTGAAaacatcacacacacacacacacacacacacacacacatatatatatatatatatatatatatatatatatatatatatatattatgttatgattaattttcattttaaattagtatcctcatttttttttaactttagatGAACTTCTTAGAATTGCGATTTGGTCCATCAACGAGTCTTAAATTGGTTTCGATATTTAACCAATTTGTTTATAAGTTAGCTAATGTAAACCATATACGATATTTGACAGAATGCACAcgaaatattatttgatttgaaCAATTATAGTAACACGATTTCAGGTTTTGGTAACCTTACTTTAAgcattatttaagaaattagtaAGTAATGGTTTAATAGAGCTATCAGACTTATAACTAAATTACTACAATCGATTTTTGTGCATGATCGGTTTCTTTAGATGCATGACATCTAATATGCGTTAGATTCATGTTACACTGAATTATTTAGAAAACTAGACGACCTaattaaagaaacataaataaaaaattgttgtggttgcattattaatagtattacattaatttttttatagtatactaagtcttatatttatttatccttttaaaattaaatatattgacTTGCATACGGTGTATCAATCTTAAACATGGAAGTTTTATtgccaaataaattattatttaaacctcttattctaaaatatgttttcacataaattataataaacgtcaaattaaatcttcaaaatgtttaatattatattatacctaattatattttcttataatgcctaatatttattttcgacttatactattaaattataacaaaaaccCTTCGACACACTTGtcaatgaaaaataagaataagaatactTCAATACAACTCAAAACCTAACTCAGTTATTGAAAAGATCGGATGCTGACTTCTTGAagagttttttaattaaaaatggagctttaaatttattagtttattcagtataaatataataattatatggcACAATAAAAAAGtacacttattaaaataaagtaaaatataaaaaaataaaatataagttaagtgtatattttataattttaagatagctactatacaaataataaatttattatatataataagttatatataaataaaaatatgtatcttGATAGTACattcaaattgaaataaaactcgttgttacattttatttgaatttagttgttacatttttagttaaataattaagatatttttaagattaaattattattttcgaGGGAGAGTAGTTATATTTAGTAACTACCAGCATTTTGTTTCAAATCTCACTGAGGCTTTTCAATGTTTTTCCGTATTCTTTATTCTTTGattatttttgctttaaaaATTCTATTCCTTTTTTTATCATGACAAGATGACAgtcaatataatttttgtatttatacgATAACTAATTGTTTTCCGAAATGTTCTTATTGTGATACCCCTTTTTAGCTTTCCCTCTCTCTATTAAGAAACAAAACCACCATACCCATCTTTCTCACCTTTCTCATCTTCTCGGCTGCCCAAATTCTCTCTCAACCTCTCTTCTCAAGTTCTGCCATTTCACTGTCTGTTCTGTTGCATGCTCAGATTCTGGAAGGACCAACTCAACAGGACCCTCAGCAGCTTCCTCTCTCGGCTTCCATTCTCCTAGGTAGGTTCCATCTTTACTTTGGTTTAATTCCAACCAGAATTCACTAGTTAACCTCTGAATTTTGGGTCTGATCGTGTAATTCTTCCTTATCTATGTCGTGGTGATGGATTCTCCTAGGTTAAACTGAAAATTCTGCTCTCCCACAATTTGCTTGATTCCACCAAACTGTATTCTTggcaaaaaggtaagggaagctgacTCTTCGCCCAATTCTCGTATGAAATGTGTTCATGAGTGATTGAATTGCTTGATTATGTGTTTAATTTGTGTTTGGAACTGCCTCTTGTGTGAAATTGAGTGTTGGATGAATTTGAGTGGTTCTGCATGTGAAGAACATATGAGAAATCCTGGTaatttcgctcaggcgagcagctctcgcctgagcgaaaatatcAGAAGATAGCCTTTGTCACTGcgcgaagtctcgcctaggtgagcgggagtcgcttgagcgagagaacTTCTCGTCTAAGCGAGCCAGCTTAGCCTGAGTGAGAGTTCGCTCAGGATTATTGAATTGCCACTGTAagaggtctcgcccaggcgagagcagctcgcctaagcgagacaactctctagctcaggcgagaccctctagcctaagcgagattcccTGCAGAAATTGAGTTCTTTCTCTGTTTTTGATTTAATGAAGTTGTACTAATTGGATTGATGTGATAATGGCTAGTCTTGTATGTGATCCTTATGCATGATAGTCAGTGTGATGGAATTGTGTGAAATTGGTCTATATGAGAATGTGTTggagttaggatttcaaggAAAATTCTAAGGAAGATGGTTTTAGTAAAtgtaaggacatgaggactCATATTAGTGGTATCCTGATGCTCCtaataaccattaagactcatatagaatataatggattatgtcgggaggagtagcaggaggtcctagtctatggacccgatccgtcatagacgcgaaggggacttaccttaggagtggttgggtgaatatcccttgtgcctaaaactctgcggagtttgggaaccgtcacaAGTGCAAGCCACCGAGAGCTCCAATGTCACTTTCATAATctggatattgagtctagaatGGTGATATTGTGTTATGGTTGTGGTGATTTGGATGATTCTGATAATTGTGTGATCAACCCTGATTGATGCTTAACTACCAAATTGCATGATTTATTCTTAattaagttagcttacccttcttgtatgttgtgtgttctgtgtgtcttctatttttgcaatgatcgtccTTATTGAATGGCGTGAGCAAATATAGGTGCAGGTGAGGATACACCCCTCCTGGACAGGAGTTGAGTGGTGTTTGGACGCTTCCAGCGATAGTTGCCATCTTTTGTTCCGCCTAGATGTTTTGGGTGTTTTGTAACCCCTTTTGCTTAGTATAGGCTGTATGTATAGACAATATATGTATAGTTATTTTAAGGATGACTGTATTGTTACCTTATACTGACATATTACTATTATCTACTTCTggattatcataatttaatgttttgtttgatagcgtaaaaactattaaaatgaaatgttacACTTATCTCCTAAAATCagttattagaaaataaaaaataatttatgtaataaacAAAACCCAGTAAAGTcttgtttataaatatatctataaaaCATAACATGTCAGACGGaacattaaagaattaaaatatatataataaataaataggtgAAACTAATAATATAGGTCTTCCCTAACCCCTAGCCTTTATTTATCTCTTTGATCACTTTTCACATGTAAActtttatcacaaaaaaatcatataaaatgaGTTGTGATTTATCGACCAACCTTCACTCAACCAAAATTGGATATTTTGGGCTAAAATTTTTAACCTGTCAATCTATTGTATCTGTTAATCTATTTTGGTTTAACGAGTCCAATCAATCAAATTGACAAACTTAACAAACTAAAAGTAGACCAATCTATCCGTAATAATTTTTTGACCCATTTtgttctttattatttaaaattaaaattaaaataaaagaattaattttattatacttttataatgatgtaaatacataatactattataatttaaattattaacacttataaattaacaaaatgatctatcatgtaaatataattaatgattgtttaattgtatttaattattgCTTTATAATGAGATAGATAAcgatattataatataaaatttgtaaatctaaattactaaacaaaatattaattttttaaaaatgatttaaagtttgattttatatattttttatttttagttaaggtttttaaaaaaaataaaattaaaaaaatatttacaaatatttctaAGTATCCAcgtctataaaaaaaatcacaagtatttttttattggtatacacaaagtaataaaaaagaaacaaaaaaataatagataatcaCTAATAAATAAGCACTACTCATATCTGTTTGCTGCTACCTAACAGTGACAAAatggatttgattcaataaatcGGACTGCCAACTCAACTTGAAATAGGTAGGTCAGGTTAGGTGGTTAAACCTATGAACCCGTTACAGTCCGACATGACATTACTTGTAACCCAATGAGTCCATTGGACGGGTTTCCGCAAACCAACGTACAACTAGGAGTAACAAAACGGATCAATATGACTCGTTTTGGTCCACCAAAAACAAGTTAGGTCAAGTTAGCCCTCCATCAGAAAAGGAATTGGACAATTCAACTCGCCTCACCTTAATGACTTgctaactttttattattttttcaaatttttgtttattatatatataatataaattttttaattatttttaattttaaacataaaaaaaaaagttggtaGGCTAGGACGGACTAGCCTACCAATTTGGTGTGCTAGGCAAGCTGGACTATAGCGGATTGACaggttaaaaattataaccCGACCACCCTTTTCCTGACAGGCTGACGGGCTAGCCCGACGAGCCTAGTCCGACGAGCCTAGCCCGCTTTGACATGCCTACCCACAACCCACACATTTCCTTGATTTGCTATGCTTAGTGTTTCCTCTTCTATTCCTCAACACTCAAAGAATCTCAGTTCACACTTTTCCTCTTCTCTTCCTCAACGTTCAACTTAATCTGTATAGGAGATCGTTGTTATTTCATGTGTTGTTGGTTCAATTGAACGAGTCACGAGGGTTTCCGGCGATTGAAAGGTTTTGCACATCTTTGCATGGCAGCTATGATTTTTTGAGATCTAATGGCAGCCACAACATGGATGTTGTTCCTTATCGAGTAAAACGGCACCCATTTCACTATGCTCGTGTCACTCCCACTACCACATGTTCAACTTTACCCCTCCCAAACACACCACGGCAAAACCATTACCAAATTATTGATGGAAGTTATTTTCGTCCCCAAACCAACTTCTCATTCTCACTTCAAAACTAAGTTCTCTTCAAACCCTGAAAACTTCCTTAAACAACAACCATTTCTCCCAATCCGCCAAAACCCCACGCACTTTCGTCTCATCATCACCGCACTCCTATGGTGAAGTCAAAaaccaaaaatcaaaaattaaaaataaaatgtcaaGATTGGCAGGCTAACCCGCCAAGTGACGGGCCAGGTTGTGTTGGTCAAACTGCTCCATCTAAACAGACTTACCGAACCCAACCTGTTTTTGCGTACAAAAGCGGGTCAGACTAAAAGGGACCTATGCCACTCCTACTCCCATCCTTACTAATGTATGAGTGCTAATAGCCAAGTTTCCATCACACATTTAATCACGAGTTGTTTTCTAAACATATTTGGAACAGTGCATTATACCAGCATATTGCAGATAAAAAGTTAAAGTTAACTATTTATGAACACCAACGAGAACAATATACAAAATCGAAGTACGACAGGAATTATAATGTGTCAAGTCACAACAAAACCTGCAAGGGGA contains:
- the LOC114179261 gene encoding E3 ubiquitin-protein ligase RHA1B-like; translation: MGFPVGYTELLFPKLLLQLLSLLGFLRRFICGVLRFMGLHDFLEPDIAWPEAHTRMPEFESVSATLIREILPVVKFGDLLDPPETCAVCLTEFEKNDEIRRLANCRHIFHRGCLDRWMGYDQRTCPLCRTPFIPDDMQGTFIERLRAISGISEHPLLPAS